The sequence gaTTGGGTAAtggttaaattattatttaatggaaaaaaaaaaagcattctcCAATGACATAACTAAACACAATTTCATTAAGTATTATTACCCTTAAGAAAAAGTTTCAACATAATACcaactgcatttttttttttaaagagatacATTATGTAATGAATTCATTATTCGGTTAGAATTCATTATCCCAAAATGCAGTAGAGTTACCAAACACAGCTGAATTAATCCATAGAATGCAATCTTGGCACACTTTAGTGAATGCATCTAGAGACAAAAGACATTGATGGCCATTAGGAATTACGGACAGGAGGTTAGGCAGTTCCTTGAAATCACAAGTAACAAACCAGGCATACATATCATTCAGTTGTAATTCTCTTTAATACTTAATGTGTGGCATGTGCATTGTGCACTACCTTTAAGCAAATGAGCTTTGACAGGTTCTTGAAATCACACTAAAGTAATAAACTAGGCATACATGTTGATTATTTGTAATCCTCTTTATATACTTGACTCATGGTGTTAGGATCTAGATTTTAGTTGGTGAATTCCTGTGACAAAAAGCACTTTAATGAGTGTCATATTCATTGAAAATAAGTAGGTTAGGTATTGAGTCAAGTTTCTGTCTAAAGGTTGCAAGTTCATGAAGACTTGCTCAAACGATCACCAAGTCAGGCAGTAACCTTGCTTGATGCTCTCTCAAGCGAGATTACAGAATTTAGATTCCTGGCCTTTCTTAGACACAGTTTAACCTAAACTAGTAAACTTGAATCTACATATAGATATCTTTCATGTGTGATTTCGAAGGTGACAGAGGCAACAATTCTAATACCTATGAGAGAGCCTAAATTTCCTCAAGTCTAAACCATCAAAAAGCCTCTGCTTGAGCtacctttcattttctctgtAATTTATCCTCAAACCACAAATATCCTTAATACCTTTACTTTTTTAGCAGAAAGTAGAAACCGTCCAGAGATTTTTTTAGAGTGCTGGTGTTCCAAGTTGATGCGGGTAAGTTCCTTTGTGGAGAAAGTTCTATAGAAGGATTTTAGAGTTCTGGAGCCAATAATCAGGAGGCAAACGGGTTGCTTGTTGAGCTAAAAAGTCTGACAGCACATGCTATTACAACAAAGTCATGTTTATTTTACAAAGGTTTTGTgagtataaaataatttttactatttcttcTATAGTGGAAATTTCTTGTGAAGTTAGTTATCCTCTTAAgtggtttttcttttgaagaGTTCTTCAGAAGTTTTCCACTTCATAACCAAAATCcgtgggtttttatttatttattttataattgctTTGGATTGTGGTTGTTACTATGGTTGTGCTAATTTTTATGCAGTTAATTTTGGACATATGAGATAATTAATCCATTACTTCGTTAAGTGGGGTTGATATAACCTTCATACCTCCACTTGTTTGGTAGAAACCCTCCAGAGAGTTCTTTGGAGCGTCTGAGTTCTGGTTGATGCAGATGAATTCATTCATGTAGGAAGTTCTATAGCAGGATCTCAGAATTCTAGAGTCACTGAGGTAGGAGACAAATGGTTTGCTTGCTGAGATTACAAGTCATGTCACATTTAAAAAGATTTTACGAGTATAGATTGATTGTAACTGTTTCTTCTATAGTAAATTCCCTATGGGCTTCATTACCCCCGGAGAGGTTTTCCttttgaagagttttttcaaaagttttctatgtgttttctttttactttttaattgttTTGGATTGTAGTGATTATTACTTAGTTGTGTCAGTTAATTTTGAGCGTATGCAATAATTAATCTGTTACTTTGTTAACTAGAATCACTATAGACTTCATACCTCTACCTGTTTGGTGGAAACCCTCCAAGGAGTTCTTTGGAGTGTCAGAGTTTTGGGTGGATGCGAACAAGTTCATTTGTGGGGGagtttctattaaaaaattctAGAGTTCTGGAGTCGCTGAGGTGAGAGGCAAACAGGTTACTTGCTGAGGTTACAAGTCATGTTTAGTCTACAAAGGTTTTGTGACTATAGGCTTATTGTAACTGTTTCTTCATTTGTGAAAATTTCACATGGGGTTGGTTACCCTGGAGTGGTTTCTTATTTGGAAAATTCTTCAAAAGTTTTCCAATTCGTCACCAAAATCTGTATGTTGTTTTATTACTAAGGATTGTGGTGATGATTACTGTAGTTGTGTTAATTGTTAAGCTATTACATATGTGATAATTATTCCATTACTTAATTCACGTGGCAGGTGCACTACTTTTAATGCTACTGTTCAAAAATTTTGTGGATCACTCAGAAAATAGCATAGTCTAAATAGgctatatattttagaaaagtaGATGCAGCACCTTCTAATGCCACCCAGAGCCATGCCTGAAACAGCTTCTTCAAAAGCTGGTATTACCTGAAGATTCAATAGAAACAGAGCACCATTAGAAGCCTCAATTTTGAATGTCCAACTGAATAACAATATGGCCAATTAATCCATAGCATCCCAATTGAATCCAATTCCCAAAGTTGTACTTCCCTACTGAATCTTGACTTATGAAGTTGCACTATAGAATTTAACAATAAGCAGTAGCTTCTTATATAATTccatactttaaaaaaataaatttaataaataattaaatgctTCATCAACATGAGATAGACATGCATTAACTTGAGCCAAGATTtagaaattaaatcaaattcaaaGAAGAGTAGGAATTTGAGGAGACACAGTAGTTCTCCATTCCATCTTAAACAAGATGGAAGGAAAACATTGTTTATTGTTCAAATGGGGAAAAGAATATTCCTCACCTCTTGAGATCCTATTCTAAATTTGAAGAAGTCTTTGTCATCACCCTGCAATTAAGCACTTAAATATTGTGTTCTAATTGAGTATAGTAGAAACTCCAGTTAAAGGATGATAAGCATTCCATACCACAAAGGAGCCACCCTTTGTCTTGTTTCGGGCTTCAAATATACGGCCATAATATCCGATGGTGTAACCATCCCAATCAACCTAGAACAACATCATTGCCAGAAGCTGCTTCAGTTAGACAATTTGAGAATAAAACAACTTAGAATTGAACTTCAATGTTGCATGGTTTATATTGTATTAAATTCAGCTCACCATTTTCTCAAATGTTCATGTATCAACTCTATCAGACTTAAGACAGATGACTCCATGCATACTTATACATATAATTGGGGATATGGAACTAATGCAGtctaaaatttctctttaaatgAATGAGATTAGGCTCCAAGTCTTGGCTAACTTACATTATGAAAAAATGCATATGAAAAATTAGTGGCTTACCACTACAGTCTCTCCCATCTTTGGTATGGGACCATTTCCTACTCGCAAGTCCTGCATTCTCATAAATAAGTTGTTAGAACGGATAATTAAATTATGATGCTTGTGCACTGAAACATGTTTGGAGGCCTTATGTATTTTCCATCAGGCAACCTTATACTGAAGACCTGATTCTGTCTCTGTGTAGTCCGGATAACGCATTTTAGTCTTGCCGTAGTCCTTTCCCCGAAGTGCTGGCACTGTAATCCCAAACATGGTGCTCATAATTAGTATTTAGCACTACAAAGCCTCCCATATTTGATTCTTAACAAATTAAGATTACCCAATGGTCCACAATCATACGACTGTGAGATagaaagcaaagcaaagcaaagcaatatGCTATAATTAAATCCACTGAAATCAACCTAGGTTACCTACAGCATAAATAGTGTAAACATCAActatcaaaaaattcaaaattaaagaaattagaCTATATTCAATGATAGCTCTAAATGACCCATAAAATCATATGAATGAGAGGAAGGACAAGGAAGAGTCCTAAGTGATGGCCAAGCTAAATTATTAACATGTAAGAACACATACCCAAAGAAATCATGTCATCTCTTATTTCAGCCGAAGCTGACAGATGGATTATTAAGCCATGATCAGAAATGCATAATAATTAAGGAAttcaattgtttagattttagtCGAATTTAAGGCTTTAGTATAGCCTTGCAGAATCTCTAAAGTTGATATAATTTGGAACCTTATTATTGTAAGGCTAATAAAGCAGCTGATTGGTGAGATAAAGAAGGCTAGTTGGACCTTCATTCATTCATATATAATCCAGCTAAAAGAGTTGAGGCATTGCTTATCCATCCAAATTCGACattaattttttgatgaaaCCACGATTTGCTTACAGAATTTCCCAGTAACAAAAAAACAATGCTCACGTGCACAAATATAGTGAATAAAGGTCATTGTTAGTGAGGTATGTAAATTACTGTCAGTAAATTCAGCTGCCACAGATACTCCTTCCATTGAAGCATTCCACCAGAATCCAGCAACAAGTATCCCAACTGATGAAACCAAAACTTTCCTTCGCTCAACCACTTTCCCATAAGGCGTGGGGTCTCCTTTAAGATTCAGAAACAAAGTATTATTAAACAGTGCAACTTCAAAACAAGCACTTTTACAATTACtgattcattaaaatttttccACTTTGCACACAAAACATATAGAAGAAAAAGCTAGAAAATAATGCAGATAACTGAAAACCCTCAATTAAGCCACATTATCAGCATAGaccttaggaaaaaaaaaaaaaaaatcccaatttgGTATACagttttatcttcttttttttttttaagtacataATTATTGAAGATTGGTAATTGTGGGAGCAATAGAAGGGTTGAGAAAAAACACAGACCGCATGAAGTTGGAACAGATAAGCAGTGAGGTTGTTGAAGAGATTGAGGAGTAATTGAAAGTCGGCAGCATCCCTGAGAATGAGATGAGACATGAAAGAATAGAAGTGAGTCAAatcaaatgagaaaaagaaagacgaGGTCGGAGGACGGTAGACGTAGACGTAGTAGTAGTACTTACTATGTTTGAAGAAGCTTTAGTAACAAAAGATAACGGTACAGAAACAACCCCTGAAATCCACGCCATTACTAATTATCAATGCCTGTCAACTTTGGTAGTTTCTAGAGAGTGGGAGGGATGGCGGCCTTTCGCGCGAAGATAACGACCTTAGTTTAGAGCTGTGTCTTTGTGGCTCATTGCCACCTTCTGGTTGTTATTGGGCTTTACTTCTCCACATGGGCCCGTAAAAAGGGGCCActcatttataataaaaaaaaattaattagctTAATTATTAAAATCTCTTCCATagctttaaatttcttaatctttatttaactaacaaaagtagaagataaaactatttttatcatatatatatatatatatatatatatatatatatatataatggaagTTGCAGaattttattgctaaaaaaatataattaaaaggGAGTACATACAGAGAGAACACATGTATAAAAAGTAAGAAAGATATTTATGAAAAGtagcaaacaaacaaagaaggtAGTGATTCCAAACTATCTACGCTCTTCTAGATCCTACTACAATGGCatcaaaaaattatcaaatacatACACCAAACTCATGGCCAAAAAGTAACCGATAGAGAGAAATGACCCATAAGTAGGGATGATCAAAACCCGGTGGGCAACAAGTACCCTAC comes from Castanea sativa cultivar Marrone di Chiusa Pesio chromosome 3, ASM4071231v1 and encodes:
- the LOC142627419 gene encoding peptidyl-prolyl cis-trans isomerase FKBP19, chloroplastic isoform X1, whose amino-acid sequence is MAWISGVVSVPLSFVTKASSNIGCCRLSITPQSLQQPHCLSVPTSCGDPTPYGKVVERRKVLVSSVGILVAGFWWNASMEGVSVAAEFTDMPALRGKDYGKTKMRYPDYTETESGLQYKDLRVGNGPIPKMGETVVVDWDGYTIGYYGRIFEARNKTKGGSFVGDDKDFFKFRIGSQEVIPAFEEAVSGMALGGIRRIIVPPDLGYPDNDYNKSGPRPTTFSGQRALDFVLRNQGLIDKTLLFDIELLKIISN
- the LOC142627419 gene encoding peptidyl-prolyl cis-trans isomerase FKBP19, chloroplastic isoform X2; amino-acid sequence: MAWISGVVSVPLSFVTKASSNIGCCRLSITPQSLQQPHCLSVPTSCGDPTPYGKVVERRKVLVSSVGILVAGFWWNASMEGVSVAAEFTDMPALRGKDYGKTKMRYPDYTETESGLQYKDLRVGNGPIPKMGETVVVDWDGYTIGYYGRIFEARNKTKGGSFVGDDKDFFKFRIGSQEVIPAFEEAVSGMALGGIRSFLLTLSTKLVLQDHSAAGSGISRQ